One stretch of Miscanthus floridulus cultivar M001 chromosome 18, ASM1932011v1, whole genome shotgun sequence DNA includes these proteins:
- the LOC136524681 gene encoding uncharacterized protein, producing MVSSTESGGGDSVHQRPPQPYYLADYINNNYGISSTTTASSATCTTTASSSSASALAARVLHSFMPAPNTSTLVVEEDEDEEVGGETVTEQDKSKTREHMRDLIHGSDPLDRWLWELQVSWVLHLAQLDASTGRAFVSRRLQHTARSWVLAPHGISRSILSFTGWCPSPSQEEEEEALQQLQTCWPPTSELVGFFAATFSHRLPFVDVVVALEIIDPSASDDNHRIIVSGSRRDRGGVASAHRFQALADVRDALAVAGALEHVQLWDSWLCSSIQLHAEATKSIGEMSSLLLAKLDWLDEAIRDIRDYVKTQFVSLTGDRHHDSRASGLAEELSPGIHKATKSALSCIIVLSTSYKRSAVDPPPSIHEAPASVRVNGKDAPAATGNENTSSSTSLIMVMIRSLEEKLRRVSESFPDQSLRFLFLINNFYFVWHQLRTNQRLVDVPMYALAHKIDGYINSYIQVSWTPVLKPLHDRTPCCLTRYSAQHNFETKFEKTYIKQKLWKVPDPELREELRAAIIKKVIPSFTKFLEDNVVGASRVTPKELEEMLDEIFEG from the coding sequence ATGGTCTCATCCACCGAGAGCGGCGGTGGCGATTCCGTTCACCAGAGGCCGCCGCAGCCCTACTACCTGGCCGATTACATCAACAACAACTATGGCATTAGTAGCACCACCACTGCTTCATCAGCTACCTGCACAACCacagccagcagcagcagcgcctcAGCTCTAGCTGCTCGTGTCCTCCACTCGTTCATGCCCGCTCCCAACACCTCCACGTTGGTCGTGGAAgaagacgaggacgaggaggtcgGCGGCGAAACGGTCACGGAGCAAGACAAGTCCAAGACACGCGAGCACATGAGGGACCTCATCCATGGATCCGATCCCTTGGACAGGTGGCTCTGGGAGCTGCAGGTCAGCTGGGTTCTCCACCTTGCTCAGCTGGATGCGTCCACTGGGAGGGCCTTCGTCTCGCGGCGACTCCAGCACACTGCACGCAGCTGGGTCCTAGCTCCGCACGGCATCAGCAGATCCATCCTTAGCTTCACTGGATGGTGTCCTAGTCCTAgccaggaggaggaagaagaagctctACAGCAGCTACAAACCTGCTGGCCACCTACGTCAGAGCTGGTAGGATTTTTTGCAGCAACCTTCTCGCATAGGCTCCCTTTTGTTGATGTCGTTGTTGCATTGGAAATCATTGATCCTAGTGCCAGCGACGACAACCATCGGATTATTGTTTCTGGCAGTAGGCGTGATAGGGGTGGAGTGGCATCAGCTCACAGATTCCAGGCACTAGCAGACGTCCGCGACGCTCTTGCCGTTGCCGGTGCCTTGGAACATGTCCAGCTCTGGGACTCGTGGCTCTGTTCCTCAATCCAGCTGCACGCTGAAGCTACAAAGTCAATCGGTGAGATGAGTAGCCTCCTGCTAGCAAAACTGGACTGGCTGGATGAGGCCATACGGGACATAAGAGACTATGTCAAGACTCAGTTCGTGTCCTTGACGGGTGATCGTCACCATGACTCTAGAGCATCAGGACTGGCGGAGGAGCTATCACCTGGCATTCACAAGGCCACTAAGTCTGCGCTAAGCTGCATCATTGTGTTGTCGACAAGCTACAAACGATCTGCAGTGGATCCTCCTCCTAGCATTCATGAAGCACCAGCATCAGTTCGTGTAAATGGTAAGGACGCCCCCGCAGCAACAGGCAATGAGAATACCAGTTCTTCTACCAGCTTGATCATGGTGATGATCCGTTCTCTAGAAGAAAAGCTCCGCAGAGTGTCAGAGTCATTTCCAGACCAGAGCCTCAGGTTCCTATTCTTGATCAACAACTTCTACTTTGTCTGGCATCAGCTTCGTACAAATCAGCGGCTTGTTGATGTCCCCATGTATGCCTTGGCTCACAAGATCGATGGTTACATAAACAGTTATATTCAAGTATCTTGGACACCAGTGTTGAAGCCCTTACATGATCGTACACCTTGTTGCTTAACGAGATACTCAGCACAACATAATTTCGAGACAAAGTTTGAGAAGACCTACATCAAGCAAAAGCTCTGGAAGGTTCCAGACCCAGAGCTGAGGGAAGAGCTGCGGGCAGCCATCATCAAGAAAGTCATTCCATCCTTCACAAAATTCTTGGAGGATAATGTTGTCGGTGCCTCAAGAGTCACTCCCAAGGAACTGGAAGAGATGTTGGACGAGATATTTGAAGGATAA